The nucleotide sequence GGTTAATTtcctccaatatatatatatatatatatatatatatatatatatatatacacgcgtCAAACACGAGAAGACACATCAAAGTAATCAATTATATGCCAATAATTAATGCGTTATCAAGGTGATAGACATGATTCAGATTTATTAGGTTAATGTGTTAATTATTTTATGGGAGACAATACACTTATATTGATGTATAAGCGTTATGGTAATGGAATATGATAATACATATCCATTTTCAATAAATATGCTTTTAAGAGTTAGTAATCAaatattaagagagagagagagaggcttgatGCCTGTGGCTAAAGATGGCTAAGACTAGTAGTATGTGAGCCTGCCCACCCTCTTGATTGAAAGAAGTAGGTCCTCTGTGTCAGACTGCTCCATGTCTAATCTCTGAATGCAACCTTACCTTGTCTTCCCATGGACCCTTCTACCACACCACACCCACTTCCTTGTTACATGAGGCCATGAGGTTAGGAGCAATTCCCACCCATGGGTTGCTTTCTAGGGTCTCCCACATGCAATCAGCCAAATCCATAATAGCTTTTATATCATCAGATATCGATGTATCTTTTAATCTTTTCTTGTGACATCAAATGTTGTTGGtcgatattttattgaaaataaatgaaataaataatttgatTCAGTATTTAATTAGTTTACGTATCAACCCTTTCGATATGTTTCATATGGAATCAGATCAATAAGTCGTAGGAGTGGTTCTTGTTATTATcatcatattaatattattttttatatttaaaattaaaattaattaatttttaattatattaccaACCAAAAATAAAGCACATGTAATGTAAAGTAAATGTTCTATTCATAACTATTTGTATTCCACCAAAGAACAAATGATATGTGAttcttaaaatatattatgaaatataaaatAGGAATTAACCTATATGATAATATCTTTccaatatagtatatatatatatatatatatatatatatatatatatatatatatatatatatatatattgtagaaAGGTAAAGTCTCATTAAAACTTACTTCAGAGGTcagtaataaaaaaagaaaaaaaaatatttgaagaagATGACAACTGAGAATCCATCAGCTCCAAGGTGATGTTTATAGTTGGTGTACCTGTCCATCAAAATTAAGTCAGACAACAAGCATGGGCTTAAAGTGAGCAGAACTCAAGACGGTGACATCCCTGGGGTCACCTACAAAAACCTTTCGCCATTAGGAAGTCAAGGCAGCGGCAAGAACACTAGACAGCagcgatatatgtatataagattaagattaacttataaagatGTGATGAGTATATTATGTTAATTTtcacttaagtattttggtcagtggtttataccaaacgaagttgatagatcaattaacctattagATCCAGATCATAATATTTGATATCAAAGCTGACATTGTATTAGACATGACGAGGGACTCGAGTAAACGGAATCAGAAAACTCAAAAAtcttataaattatattaatgataCAAATTCGACATCTCAATCTTTGATCATTATTTTTAGACATTAATGacctaaataaaaaatattaaaatataagtatacaagcatattttattttcatctaTAGGGGCATGCCATTAGATGATGGTGATAAGTTACTTAGcaccataaatatttttttaattaaataatagttAATTTTCTGCTTAAAAGgcccaaagaaaagaaaaagaacagctATTGGTTAATTGCtcattattttctaaaaatgatTAATGAGTAACCTATATTCTCCAAGCATTAAAATATTTCATCTTAAGAAAAAGCTTGGATTAAACTATAACAACAACACCACAGTTATTCAAGGTTGATCTCTTGCAGCCACTGAGTGACTCATATGAGATGCCATATCAAGTTAAGAATATAtgaatattaatttatatttttaataaattttttgattttttatttcttatcccATTAATACTAATTGTTTTAGACTATCACATCCGTATATTTATTCAGCACATATCCGtattatcttaaataattttttcagtttatttttaaaatatatttttttaataaatttatatattatcttaatatttttacgTGAATAattaactcatatatatatatatatatatatatatatatatatatatatatatatatatatatatatatatatatataagcttttAATCAAACGATATCaaacaataataatttttaataaataaaacggGATTCAAGCTCAAGTATCAAAATGTTAGCGTACGTCATTATCAATCAAATCAATGTTTTATGTCTGACAAAGAAAACTTTTATAAGAGTATGAATTCATCATGTTCTTAAGAGGAAACAGCATCATAAAAGCTTGAAAAGCCAGTTGGAACGAGCTGTCTGTCCTCCATAGTTTTCACCCTCTTTCCTCCTCAAAAAAAAACAAGAACAATAGATACAAGCAAACAACGCAACTTAAAGGTTGAAAAGCCTCTTCAAGCAGCACGTTGTCCTCCCCGTCGCTGCTTTATATCCACACAACATGGACCATCTACCTGCTCTTCCTTTGTCTTCTTCCCatattatctatctatctatatatatatatatatatatatacatatatgaataatctttttataaaaaaaattattctaaaaaCGCCAATGCCAATGTTAGAGATCGATCTATTGAGAACTCCAAATAACTTTGGGCCTCCAATCCAATAAGGATCAAAAAGCGGGTCGTTGGATCGGCCCACGGCCCACGGCCCACGGCCCATGAAATAGACGAGCCGGACCATGGGCTGGTTTACCTTATAAGAGTGATGTATATTATGTTTCCATAATTGCAATAAATTTGTTTTTTCCAAAAATAAATTGAAGGTTTTCTAAAATTGCTGTCGTTAAGTGATTGCTTGATTACATTCTCCATTACTGCTATAGCAGTAGTGATTAGTGAAAGGAGACGACGTCGGACGGCGCCGTCAAGGTGTCGGTCAACGACAGGAATAGGTGTGTGGGCGCCACCGCCGTCATCAGAAGGGCCCATCGACGGAAGAGGAAGCAAAGCACGGCCACGAGTACCCGTATGCGATACACGATGTACGTATTCTGTACAACACGTGCAGGTACAGTCGATGATGAGATGGGAGTCACCCGTCAACTGCTTCATCCTTACACTGAACAGTCGCAgtaaaacaaaaatatattttcttttgatttaaaaacatttttttacattaaaaaaagTCCCCAATCGTCGACGCATTgcccaaaaataaaataagaattgGAGGGGGGATCGAAGAGCGGAGTCAAAGTAGTGGTAGGAGTGGGAAGGAGTGGCCCTCCGCCGTCTCCTCGCCCCCCCCAAATCTAGGGTTTTAGGTGCAGGGGTTGCGTCCTATCCGCTCCAAGTCCCTCCAAGATCGCTCCTTTGTGGCTTGATTCGTCTCGATTCGTGGCGGGTTCGTGCTTCCTCGGAGGCCGACTTGTTTTTTTTGGGCCTCGATCTCCCTCCTTCGGAAGCCGACGGGTGCTGTTTGGACGCTTCCGTCCTGTGTGTACCGGTAGGGATCAAAGGGTTGTCGTTCTCGGTTAAGGGTTGCCCTTGCTTTGTGTTTGTTGGGAGATTCGCTTTTCTTGCTCCGAGAGGTTGGTGCGGAAAGGGGATTCTTCGTTTCCGGTCCCGTGGAAGCATTCTAGGTTTGTAAAGTTGAGATCTTGGgtgtttttttttctcctttgggGCTGCTCTGTGGCGGTCGAGGAGAGGATGGCGACGGTGGATGGGGTGTAGGATAGGTGCGGTTGGAGTCGAAGATGGTAAGCTAACTGCGGCCGGGGTGCTGAGCTCTATATCCTCGTTGATGGTGGTTCAGAACAAGTATGTGTGTAGCCTCTACAACTTATATGCTTTGTTTCTTCTTGTTACTtctagatgaatctggtatctgtCAATGTTCAACTTGGTTTTGAATTTAGTTCCCGTGGTCATAATtacccttttttcttttcttgcttgACACAATTGCAATCAGCTTTATTTTTTCTAGGCTCAGCAGCTGCGATACCTTCTCTGTTTTCTCCCTTATAAATTAACTTTCTACCTCTTTGTCTAAGACAGCAACAATCACTATGCTCagcgttccttttttttttttttttctcatcctcGTTATGGAATTGTCAAAATGTCGAGTGTGgacattagataaaataaaatattagtcGAAGCTGTGACTTGAAACTGCATCAAAACAACCAAATTTGTTTGACTGTGTTTATTGCATATCTCATCTTCAGTGTTTTCAAATGATTGGATCTTTGAAATGAATCTCTCTCAGTTGGAGACAATGCACAGAAAATTTAAAgggatgagaaaaaaaaagatgatcatgCAGAACTTTTTGGAATGTGTGAAAAGGAGGGGATTCTTTATTGTCTACTTTGTAATGGATCTTTGTCATGTGATTGTTACTGACAGAACATATTACATCATCTAGGAACTCTGTCTAGCCTTTTTCTCAAAAATCAGACTTGAGTGAGAAAGGCCATCTATGCTTTCGAGGATGAAGAATACTATTGACTGCGGTTTTGATTAATGATCACTACACTAAAGTTTTGACATTGCTAAACAGGAAGCAATGTTTTTACTGTATTATTAGGTTGGTCTTTGAAGACGAGCCGGCATTTGTCATCaaacattttggaacatttagttgATGCATGTAATTCTTTTGTATGACCCACAGGTTTATGTAAAGGAACAACTTGGCAAAGTCTGTCAAGAAATCCAAAATGGGAAGAAAGACTAATACTATGTTATTGCATGGCTCTTTGAAGGTTACTAGAGTTTTCATTTCTTGTGAAGTTTTGTAATGTGAATACTTAGGCTTATAAAAGAATGACTTGAAGAAGTATGTGAAGATAAATGGATAAGTAATGTGCCCAGTGCCATAAACCTAAAATTCACTGtggataagaaattttttttcttttgatcttcTGTAGAAAAAGGAGATAAGGGGTTCATCAAGGAAACTTTTCACTTTGCTTAAACCTCCAAGTATCATGGTGCATCATGCCTTTCGATATGGAATTCTCAAGCTTaacctgaaatatttgtttggttGTTGCAAGGTTTACTTTTTGTTGTTGCAATTTTAGATGTTATTAAACTTCCAAAATGCAAGGCTTGCTCAAAGGGATGGAGGAAAAGGGTTGGTGTAGCAAAGCTATATCTATGATTtttgaaattcaaaaaattggcaGATCCCAATTCCATTGTCATCTTGGGAGACTTGGCTGATATTGATGGGTTTCAGTTGTCTTTGGTTGATTTTAATTGATCTTGTTCTTTGTCAAGCCAATTCTTACTGATCACAGGATCAGTCTGGTGAAATTTTAGTCAAGTTGCACGTTCTTTCACTTCTACCAGCTTTTAGTAGAATTTGGTGGAGCTTTTAGCACCATGCTGATACTGGCCTACCGAGGAGGATCATTTATGGCAGATCCATCCAGATTTGGTAGTGAGACTGTCATGATATCAACCTCTTGTATCAGACTAGTTGTGAATGTGTACACTTGTTGATTTGGGTCAACATGCATATGGACACGGTCgagttaatttattatttatctcAAATCAACATCATTGTTGGTCCCTTTATAAGCATGCTTTTGTGCTTCAGAATGGTTGACGTAGCAAGAAAAGAAAGTAAGGAGAATGAAGAAATGTCTGGAGGGGAAATGTGTTTGAAGAGGAAAGAGAGGAAATTAGGGAAAGAGAATGTGGAAAATTGGAATAAACAACAGGGAGCCAGGTGGCTGGGACCCTCTGTCATGTTGTTCTGGTTAGTATGACCTGTGCCACACATCAAATGAATACATAGATGATTTGGTTCAGCATGCATAATTCAGTACGCAAATGGGTACCTTATGAATCACTGTTCTGTGTGCATCACATTTGTGCTGCTATACGCATTGGCTTTTTGAGCTTTAGCAACTGCTACTTTGCTTAATGGCAACTGCTATTTTACTTAGTAGATTCATTAAGTTAGCTAGGACGAATAGACTTGATTTATTTGGGTTTCAGACCTAAGACAAAGAATTGTGTAGGGATACATGATAGAGAAGTTTTCATTCTTACTGATAACTGCACAGGAGAATATGTTTTGGATTGATGTTAGAAAGTTGAGCTTCCAATAACAACAAAAATATGTTCTGAACCAAGGTTTTCTTCACCATAATATTAgctctttaaatttttctttgATACTAGAAATGCCATCTTTTAAAAATATCTACAAAATATTGATGTAAGTAGTATGAAAAAATTGGAAATTACCTACTTAATTTTTCTTGAGGAAGCGTTGGATGCATCTTAAGCAAATTTCTATTGGTCCCAAATAAGATTATCTTAAACGGGAAAATATTCTAGAAGGCCGAAACTAATTAAGATTATATCCTGAACTCTTACCTTTAATCTAAAATGGTAGCAGGACCTATGAGTTGCCTTGTCATTTGTGCTGATCTGGCAGCTAGCATGCAATAAAGTGCTCGAGCCATAAATTCCTTCTCTGTTTCGTATTCTCAGTTAAGAAAGTTTTCACATATTCTTGTATTTTATAGCTTCACATGTTAGGCTAGCTACTTGATGCTGGTAGGAAAACACTctccttattttttattttcctggTAACAGACTCCACATTCAGCTGCTACTGTTGAGTGTTTGACTTCTCTCCAACAGAAGATTAGCTTGGTGCCATAATCTTGCAGTCACTTTGAAAACCAGGAAGATTTTCGACAATGGCAGATACTAGTCCTAGGACAGATACCTCCACAGATGTAGACACAGATGACAAAGATCAGATGGTGATTTTCTTTGCTCTTTTTTTGGAAAGTGATACAAACAACTGAATGTTATTATATGCATCATCTGAATGTTAGGTCGTCTTTCTTCCTTGGCtgtttttttttaaaagatgaaGTGGGGAAAGTCTCATCCATTCTGtttctttattctcttttttttacctgcccttgcaatttttgtttctgcaCTATGTTAAAGTACTGTAAACTGCATTACTTCTCTGTATGCTTTTCGTTAAGTGCATATAAAGTACGCCAAGTATGAGTAATTTTCGGTCAACAATTTGTATATTACTTCTTTCTGTGCAATATTTAAAAAACTGGGTTGTTAGACCTAGAAGTTCGGATGCCTCTTATGCATGCTTATATGCTTCTCTGGTTCATTACTTTGTTGATTTTCCATGACCACTTATCTCTACTTTTATGTCATTTCTGTATGCATCTTTCCTTAGCCTTAGAAATTATAAACGCATCATTGACATGATTTTTCCTGGATTAAGTCTGTATGTCTAAGATTTGGTGCTGATTCAGGATTAAAGGAGGTTGTTTTGGAATGGAATCCATTATGTTCTTTGTGGTTGTGTTTCTGAGGACTTccaaattatgattcaaatcaactTTGATGTCATCTATATTACTTCTTTTGGCATGTTGCATGAAACATACTGTAGAACACAACCTAGCGAATAATGGAACTTTAGAAGCTTTTAGATGTACATGTTGTAAGTAGAGCAGGCCACGATGATGATTTTTAACTATAAACCTGTTTTGATGAGTTTAATTGTCATGCATTGTAGAATGAACCTACTTGTTAAGTTTAAGCTATGGTCTTTTTATTGTCAAGGACCCAGTTTATACATAGTAACTTGGAGCATGATATCTTTATAGTATGATAGGTGGCGTTGATAGAAATGCAACCATGATTTTGTGTTCATTGTAGTTATATGTCAACACAGAATTTGACTGATTTAGAGGATTTATGGCCACAACATGTAAATGGATTATGCTAATATTTGTTTTCTGATTAGAGGTGAATGTACATCTTCATGTCACTTGAATTTAAATTTCATTGTCCTCTGCGACTTTGGATTTCTTTATCTTGATTTGCAGTTAGAACAAGGACAACTTGCTGTTGTTGCAGCATCTGATTCAAGTGACAGGTCGAAGGACAAAACACTGGACCAAAAAGTAACTATATTCTGCATTTTACAGTCAATTGTCACCTTCTGTATTACTCAAAAAGTACAATAACATCATTGAACATTTTTGCCGGACAGACACTTCGTCGACTTGCTCAGAACCGTGAAGCTGCCAGAAAGAGTAGGTTAAGGAAAAAGGTAATTCATCTATATCTCGCCGGAGGTTTTATTGCTGCTTTGTGGTAGCACTAATAAGAAACAGTATTTTATGTTATTGGGTAAAGAGTTTTGTCTAAGATGATGTCATTAGGAATTAGTTGATGCCAGGTTGATGACCCTGTTGTTAGTTCTCCATGTAGCCTCCACAATTTTAATTTGTACTTTATAGCTTACCTCACAATAGTAGGTAAATGTAATGACCTGTCTATCATTATGTTGATTTGGCATAGAAGTGAGCTCATTTTGCAAATGTAATTGaaatttgtattatgatgaacattcctttttttttccttttcatgcaaataagattttttatgttaattttaatcagatgtgtttctgattaattatatattcacCTCTCTCCTTAAATTACAAGGCTTATGTACAACAACTAGAGACTAGTAGAATGAAGCTTACTCAACTTGAGCAGGAGCTCCAAAGAGCTCGCCAGCAGGTGTGACCCTTTTCTTGATCATCTCCTCTTATCTGTCCTATtgagaattattattttttaacattGTGGATTATGTAGTCAGGTTGAGATTTATGTCCTTTTTGCAGGGAATTTTCATTTCTAGCTCAGGAGATCAAACTCATGCTATGGGTGGAAATGGTAATTTCTCTTGCATGATTTCTTGTTCTATTTTTGTGTTTATGATAACCTTGTCCATAACATACATAGACGAGTATATTTTGATTTGAACGACTGGCATAAGTGCATTTGTCACAAAGGTTTTTCTCCATGCTACTTGTACTTTTTGTCTATACTTAACCTGATATTTTCTGTTTTTGATAACTTATAGAAAAGTAGCGTAACGAGGGTTTAATAAGGGTTCATCCCTCAACAGATTTGTAATCTGAATTTACATTCAAACTGGCTAACTTTTgttctttcatatgataaattcaaaatcatatatggCTACCTTCGTTACATGCTAGCATAGATTGTGTTTTAGTTTATTTGCCACCTGTCCTATAATCAGTGTCTAAAAAAATAATCATTGCAGGGGCCTTGGCTTTTGACGTAGAATATGCACGATGGCTTGAAGAACATAACCGGCAGATCAATGAACTGAGGACTGCAGTGACTGCTCATGCCAGTGAAAATGATCTCCGTGTTATTGTTGATGGCATCATGGCCCATTACGATGAAAAATTTAAGCTTAAGGGTGTTGCTGCCAAGGCAGATGTCTTTCATATATTATCAGGGATGTGGAAGACACCAGCCGAGAGGTGTTTCTTATGGCTGGGGGGTTTCCGCTCATCTGAGCTTTTAAAGGTATGGGACTTTGTACCTCGCAATTTTTTCATGCTACCTGAAGTTTACTCCATCAAATGAATGTGCAGTGGAAGCAATCTAAATtggctaacttttttttttttgtaaaatgtcTAATTTGGATTCTCATTGGCTCCCCAAACAGTTGGGACGTAcacattgatgtcatcatcattgTGGATCTCTCTTTGggtgttttcttttttccttttctttttgttggaTCACTATCTCAGTTCTCATTATGCTGCAACTTCACAGCTACTTGCAAGTCAGCTGGAGCCACTTACAGAGCAGCAAGTAATGGGCATTTGCAACCTGCAGCAGTCATCACAACAGGCCGAGGATGCTCTCTCTCAAGGGATGGAGGCATTACAGCAATCCTTGGCGGAAACATTGGCTGGATCACTTGGTCCATCTGGATCCTCAGGAAATGTTGCAAACTATATGGGTCAAATGGCAATGGCGATGGGCAAACTTGGAACTCTCGAGAGTTTTCTTCGTCAGGTGAATTTTACTAATGCTCAGATTTTCCGTCTCCTATTTATCTATTATAGCACAGAGGCTACTGCATACTTTGGATTAGTTTGCTGTTGTGCAGTTTTATCATTTCTGTGTTCTCTTTCTATTCTCTAGGTCTTTTTGGTGTCTCATTTTGTATCCATGTAGCCTTGCTTCTCGCTGTC is from Musa acuminata AAA Group cultivar baxijiao chromosome BXJ3-8, Cavendish_Baxijiao_AAA, whole genome shotgun sequence and encodes:
- the LOC135582021 gene encoding transcription factor TGA2.3-like, which produces MADTSPRTDTSTDVDTDDKDQMLEQGQLAVVAASDSSDRSKDKTLDQKTLRRLAQNREAARKSRLRKKAYVQQLETSRMKLTQLEQELQRARQQGIFISSSGDQTHAMGGNGALAFDVEYARWLEEHNRQINELRTAVTAHASENDLRVIVDGIMAHYDEKFKLKGVAAKADVFHILSGMWKTPAERCFLWLGGFRSSELLKLLASQLEPLTEQQVMGICNLQQSSQQAEDALSQGMEALQQSLAETLAGSLGPSGSSGNVANYMGQMAMAMGKLGTLESFLRQADNLRQQTLQQMHRILTTRQSARALLAINDYFSRLRALSSLWLARPRE